A portion of the Panthera tigris isolate Pti1 chromosome E1, P.tigris_Pti1_mat1.1, whole genome shotgun sequence genome contains these proteins:
- the LOC102967793 gene encoding myosin-4, translating into MSSDAEMAVFGEAAPYLRKSEKERIEAQNRPFDAKNSVFVVDAKESYVKSTVQSREGGKVTVKTDAGATVTVKEDQIFSMNPPKYDKIEDMAMMTHLHEPAVLYNLKERYAAWMIYTYSGLFCVTVNPYKWLPVYNPEVVTAYRGKKRQEAPPHIFSISDNAYQFMLTDRENQSILITGESGAGKTVNTKRVIQYFATIAITGEKKKEEPTPGKMQGTLEDQIISANPLLEAFGNAKTVRNDNSSRFGKFIRIHFGATGKLASADIETYLLEKSRVTFQLKAERSYHIFYQIMSNKKPELIEMLLITTNPYDFAFVSQGEITVPSIDDQEELMATDSAVDILGFSTDEKAAIYKLTGAVMHYGNMKFKQKQREEQAEPDGTEVADKAAYLQSLNSADLLKALCYPRVKVGNEYVTKGQTVQQVYNAVGALAKAVYEKMFLWMVTRINQQLDTKQPRQYFIGVLDIAGFEIFDFNSLEQLCINFTNEKLQQFFNHHMFVLEQEEYKKEGIEWEFIDFGMDLAACIELIEKPMGIFSILEEECMFPKATDTSFKNKLYEQHLGKSNNFQKPKPAKGKAEAHFSLVHYAGTVDYNIAGWLDKNKDPLNETVVGLYQKSAMKTLALLFAGGQSAEAESGGGKKSGKKKGSSFQTVSALFRENLNKLMTNLRSTHPHFVRCIIPNETKTPGAMEHELVLHQLRCNGVLEGIRICRKGFPSRILYADFKQRYKVLNASAIPEGQFIDSKKASEKLLGSIDIDHTQYKFGHTKVFFKAGLLGTLEEMRDEKLAQLITRTQAVCRGYLMRVEFKKMMERRESIFCIQYNVRAFMNVKHWPWMKLYFKIKPLLKSAETEKEMATMKEEFEKTKEELAKSEAKRKELEEKMVALMQEKNDLQLQVQSEADGLADAEERCDQLIKTKIQLEAKIKELTERAEDEEEINAELTAKKRKLEDECSELKKDIDDLELTLAKVEKEKHATENKVKNLTEEMAGLDETIAKLTKEKKALQEAHQQTLDDLQAEEDKVNTLTKAKTKLEQQVDDLEGSLEQEKKLRMDLERAKRKLEGDLKLAQESTMDVKNDKQQLDEKLKKKEFEMSNLQSKIEDEQALAMQLQKKIKELQARIEELEEEIEAERASRAKAEKQRSDLSRELEEISERLEEAGGATSAQIEMNKKREAEFQKMRRDLEEATLQHEATAATLRKKHADSVAELGEQIDNLQRVKQKLEKEKSELKMEIDDLASNMETVSKAKGNLEKMCHTLEDQLSEVKTKEEEQQRLINELSAQKARLHTESGEFSRQLDEKEALVSQLSRGKQAFTQQIEELRRQLEEESKAKNALAHALQSARHDCDLLREQYEEEQEGKAELQRAMSKANSEVAQWRTKYETDAIQRTEELEEAKKKLAQRLQDAEEQVEAVNSKCASLEKTKQRLQNEVEDLMIDVERTNAACAVLDKKQRNFDKVLAEWKQKYEEAQAELEASQKESRSLGTELFKVKNAYEESLDHLETLRRENKNLQQEISDLTEQIAEGGKHIHELEKVKKQIDQEKSELQAALEEAEGSLEHEEGKILRIQLELNQVKSEIDRKIAEKDEEIDQLKRNHLRVVESMQSTLDAEIRSRNDALRIKKKMEGDLNEMEIQLNHANRQAAEAIKNLRNTQGILKDTQLHLDDAVRGQEDLKEQLAMVERRANLLQAEIEELRASLEQTERSRRVAEQELLDASERVQLLHTQNTSLINTKKKLETDISQIQGEMEDIVQEARNAEEKAKKAITDAAMMAEELKKEQDTSAHLERMKKNLEQTVKDLQHRLDEAEQLALKGGKKQIQRLEARVRELENEVETEQKRNVEAVKGLRKHERRVKELTYQTEEDRKNVLRLQDLVDKLQTKVKAYKRQAEEAEEQSNVNLSKFRKLQHELEEAEERADIAESQVNKLRVKSREVHTKIISEE; encoded by the exons ATGAGTTCCGACGCTGAGATGGCCGTTTTTGGGGAGGCAGCTCCATACCTCCGAAAGTCTGAAAAGGAGCGCATTGAAGCCCAGAATAGGCCCTTCGATGCCAAGAATTCTGTCTTTGTGGTGGATGCTAAGGAATCCTACGTGAAAAGCACAGtccagagcagagaaggggggaaGGTGACGGTGAAGACTGACGCTGGGGCT ACTGTCACAGTTAAGGAAGATCAAATCTTCTCCATGAACCCTCCCAAATACGACAAGATCGAGGACATGGCCATGATGACGCACCTGCACGAGCCCGCCGTGCTGTACAACCTCAAAGAGCGTTACGCAGCCTGGATGATCTAC ACCTACTCGGGCCTCTTCTGTGTCACCGTCAACCCCTACAAGTGGCTGCCGGTGTACAACCCCGAGGTGGTGACCGCCTACCGAGGCAAGAAGCGCCAGGAGGCCCCGCCCCACATCTTCTCCATCTCCGACAACGCCTATCAGTTCATGCTGACAG ATCGTGAGAACCAGTCGATCCTGATTAC CGGCGAATCCGGGGCGGGCAAGACCGTGAACACCAAGCGTGTCATCCAGTACTTTGCAACCATCGCAATcactggagagaagaaaaaagaagaacctACTCCTGGCAAAATGCAG GGAACCCTTGAAGATCAAATCATCAGCGCCAACCCCCTACTGGAGGCCTTTGGCAACGCCAAGACCGTGAGGAACGACAACTCCTCTCGCTTT GGAAAATTCATCAGGATCCATTTTGGTGCAACAGGCAAACTGGCTTCTGCAGATATTGAAACAT ATCTGCTAGAGAAGTCCCGAGTTACTTTCCAGCTAAAGGCTGAAAGAAGCTACCACATATTTTATCAAATCATGTCCAACAAGAAACCAGAGCTTATTG AAATGCTCCTGATCACCACCAACCCATACGACTTTGCCTTTGTCAGTCAAGGTGAAATCACAGTGCCCAGCATTGATGATCAGGAAGAGTTGATGGCCACAGAT AGTGCTGTGGACATTCTGGGTTTCAGCACTGACGAAAAGGCTGCCATCTACAAGCTCACGGGCGCCGTGATGCATTACGGGAACATGAAGTTCAAGCAGAAGCAGCGTGAGGAGCAGGCCGAGCCTGACGGCACCGAAG TTGCTGACAAGGCAGCCTACCTCCAGAGTCTGAACTCTGCTGACCTGCTCAAAGCCCTCTGCTACCCCAGGGTCAAGGTCGGCAACGAGTACGTCACCAAAGGCCAGACTGTGCAGCAG GTATACAACGCAGTGGGCGCCCTGGCCAAGGCCGTCTACGAGAAGATGTTCCTGTGGATGGTCACCCGCATCAACCAGCAGCTGGACACCAAGCAGCCCAGACAGTACTTCATCGGGGTCCTGGACATCGCCGGCTTTGAGATCTTTGAC TTCAACAGCCTGGAGCAGCTGTGCATCAACTTCACCAACGAGAAGCTGCAACAGTTCTTCAACCACCACATGTTCGTGCTGGAGCAGGAGGAGTACAAGAAGGAGGGCATCGAGTGGGAGTTCATCGACTTTGGCATGGACCTGGCTGCCTGCATCGAGCTCATCGAGAAG CCTATGGGCATCTTCTCCATCCTGGAGGAGGAGTGCATGTTCCCCAAGGCCACGGACACCTCCTTCAAGAACAAGCTGTACGAACAGCATCTTGGCAAGTCCAACAACTTCCAGAAGCCCAAGCCTGCCAAAGGCAAGGCCGAGGCCCACTTCTCGCTGGTGCACTACGCCGGCACCGTGGACTACAACATTGCCGGCTGGCTGGACAAGAACAAGGACCCGCTGAACGAGACCGTGGTTGGGCTGTACCAGAAGTCCGCAATGAAGACTCTGGCTCTCCTCTTTGCCGGGGGACAAAGTGCTGAAGCAG aaagtggCGGTggaaaaaaaagtggcaaaaagAAGGGTTCTTCTTTCCAGACAGTGTCAGCGCTTTTTAGG GAGAATTTGAACAAGCTGATGACCAACCTGAGGAGCACTCACCCCCACTTTGTACGCTGCATCATCCCCAATGAAACCAAAACTCCCG gGGCCATGGAGCATGAACTTGTCCTGCACCAGCTGAGGTGTAACGGAGTGCTGGAAGGCATCCGCATCTGCAGGAAGGGATTCCCCAGCAGAATCCTTTATGCAGACTTCAAACAGAG ATACAAGGTTCTAAATGCAAGTGCTATCCCAGAGGGTCAGTTCATTGATAGTAAGAAGGCTTCTGAGAAACTTCTGGGGTCTATTGATATCGACCACACCCAGTACAAATTCGGTCATACCAAG GTTTTCTTTAAAGCTGGCCTGTTGGGAACTCTAGAGGAGATGCGAGATGAAAAGCTGGCCCAACTCATCACACGCACCCAGGCTGTGTGCAGAGGGTACCTGATGAGAGTAGAATTCAAGAAGATGATGGAGAGGAG AGAGTCCATCTTCTGCATCCAGTACAACGTCCGCGCCTTCATGAACGTCAAGCACTGGCCCTGGATGAAGCTGTATTTCAAGATCAAGCCCCTCCTCAAGAGCGCCGAGACCGAGAAGGAGATGGCCACCATgaaggaagaatttgagaagacCAAGGAAGAGCTGGCGAAGTcagaagcaaaaaggaaagaacttgAGGAGAAGATGGTAGCTCTGatgcaagagaaaaatgacttaCAGCTTCAAGTTCAATCT GAAGCAGATGGCTTGGCTGACGCAGAGGAAAGATGCGACCAGCTGATTAAAACCAAAATCCAGCTggaggccaagatcaaagagctGACTGAGAGAgctgaggatgaggaggagaTCAATGCCGAGCTGACGGCCAAAAAGAGGAAACTGGAGGACGAGTGTTCAGAGCTCAAGAAAGACATCGATGACCTTGAGCTGACCCTGGCCAAGGTTGAAAAGGAGAAACATGCCACAGAGAACAAG GTGAAAAACCTCACAGAAGAGATGGCAGGCCTGGACGAAACCATCGCTAAGCTGACCAAGGAGAAGAAGGCCCTCCAGGAGGCCCACCAGCAGACCCTGGATGACCTACAGGCAGAAGAGGACAAGGTCAACACGCTGACCAAAGCTAAAACCAAGCTCGAGCAGCAAGTGGATGAT CTTGAAGGGTCtctggaacaagaaaagaaactccGCATGGACCTAGAAAGAGCCAAGAGGAAACTGGAGGGAGACCTAAAACTGGCCCAGGAGTCCACAATGGACGTCAAAAATGACAAACAGCAACTcgatgaaaaacttaaaaa GAAAGAGTTTGAAATGAGCAATCTGCAAAGCAAGATTGAAGATGAGCAGGCCCTCGCCATGCAGCTACAGAAGAAGATCAAGGAGTTACAG GCCCGCAtcgaggagctggaggaggaaatCGAGGCAGAGAGGGCCTCCCGGGCCAAAGCAGAGAAGCAGCGCTCCGACCTCTCCCGGGAACTGGAGGAGATCAGCGAGCGGCTGGAAGAAGCCGGCGGGGCCACTTCCGCCCAGATCGAGATGAACAAGAAGCGGGAGGCCGAGTTCCAGAAGATGCGCAGGGACCTGGAGGAGGCCACCCTGCAGCACGAAGCCACGGCGGCCACCCTGAGGAAGAAGCACGCGGACAGCGTGGCCGAGCTGGGGGAGCAGATAGACAACCTACAGAGGGTCaagcagaagctggagaaggagaagagcgAGTTGAAGATGGAGATTGACGACCTGGCCAGTAACATGGAGACCGTCTCCAAGGCCAAG GGAAACCTCGAGAAAATGTGCCACACACTGGAGGACCAGCTCAGTGAAGTGAAAACGAAGGAAGAAGAGCAACAGCGCCTCATCAACGAGCTGTCGGCCCAGAAGGCGCGCCTACACACAGAGTCAG GTGAATTTTCACGACAGCTGGATGAGAAAGAGGCTCTGGTGTCTCAGCTATCACGAGGCAAACAAGCATTTACACAACAGATTGAGGAGTTAAGGAGGCAGCTGGAAGAGGAGTCTAAG GCCAAGAATGCACTGGCCCACGCCCTGCAATCAGCCCGCCATGACTGTGACCTGCTGCGGGAACAGTatgaggaggagcaggagggcaaGGCTGAGCTGCAGAGGGCAATGTCCAAGGCCAACAGCGAGGTGGCCCAGTGGAGGACCAAATACGAGACAGACGCCATCCAGCGCacagaggagctggaggaggccaA GAAGAAGCTGGCCCAGCGGCTGCAGGATGCGGAGGAACAGGTGGAGGCCGTGAATTCCAAATGTGCCTctctggaaaagacaaagcagCGGCTCCAGAACGAAGTGGAGGACCTCATGATCGACGTGGAGAGAACAAACGCGGCCTGTGCGGTCCTGGACAAGAAGCAGAGGAACTTCGACAAG GTCCTGGCAGAGTGGAAACAGAAGTATGAGGAGGCTCAGGCTGAACTTGAGGCCTCCCAGAAGGAGTCCCGCTCTCTCGGCACTGAGCTTTTCAAGGTCAAGAATGCCTACGAGGAATCCCTGGATCACCTGGAAACCCTGAGGCGAGAGAACAAGAACTTGCAGC AGGAGATTTCTGACCTGACGGAGCAGATTGCGGAGGGGGGAAAGCATATCCATGAATTGgagaaagtaaagaaacaaatagatCAAGAGAAGAGTGAACTACAGGCTgccctggaagaagcagag ggatcTCTTGAGCACGAAGAAGGCAAAATCCTTCGCATCCAGCTAGAGTTAAACCAGGTGAAATCTGAGATTGATCGGAAAATTGCtgagaaagatgaagaaatcGATCAGCTAAAGAGGAACCATCTCAGAGTGGTGGAGTCAATGCAGAGCACCCTGGATGCTGAGATCAGGAGCAGGAACGATGCCCTGCGGATCAAGAAGAAGATGGAGGGAGACCTCAATGAAATGGAAATCCAGCTGAACCACGCCAACCGCCAGGCTGCAGAGGCAATAAAGAATCTTAGAAACACACAAGGAATACTGAAG GACACTCAGCTACATCTGGATGATGCCGTCAGAGGCCAGGAGGACCTGAAGGAGCAGCTGGCCATGGTGGAGCGCAGGGCCAACCTGCTGCAGGCTGAGATCGAGGAGCTGCGGGCATCCCTGGAGCAGACGGAGAGGAGCAGGAGGGTGGCCGAGCAGGAGCTCCTGGATGCCAGTGAGCGTGTGCAACTCCTGCACACCCAG AACACCAGCCTGATCAACACCAAGAAGAAGCTGGAGACAGACATCTCCCAGATCCAGGGAGAGATGGAAGACATTGTCCAGGAAGCCCGCAACGCAGAAGAGAAGGCCAAGAAGGCCATCACGGAT GCGGCCATGATGGCCGAGGAGCTGAAGAAGGAGCAGGACACCAGCGCCCACCTGGAGCGGATGAAGAAGAACCTGGAGCAGACGGTGAAGGACCTTCAGCACCGTCTGGACGAGGCTGAGCAGCTGGCCCTGAAGGGCGGGAAGAAGCAGATCCAGAGACTGGAGGCCAGG gtGAGGGAGCTTGAAAATGAGGTAGAAACTGAACAGAAGCGCAATGTGGAGGCTGTCAAGGGTCTCCGCAAACATGAGAGAAGAGTAAAGGAACTCACTTACCAG ACGGAGGAGGACCGCAAGAATGTTCTCAGGCTGCAGGACTTGGTGGACAAATTACAAACCAAAGTTAAAGCTTACAAGAGACAAGCTGAAGAGGCC GAGGAACAATCCAATGTCAACCTCTCCAAATTCCGCAAGCTCCAGCATGAGCTGGAGGAGGCCGAGGAACGCGCTGACATTGCCGAGTCCCAGGTCAACAAGCTGCGGGTGAAGAGCCGGGAGGTCCACACAAAAATCATAAGTGAAGAGTAA